Proteins from one Salmo salar chromosome ssa07, Ssal_v3.1, whole genome shotgun sequence genomic window:
- the cnpy4 gene encoding protein canopy 4 precursor, whose product MELFLLCFFWVCSFAISAEDERLPNRCEVCKFLTVELQAALEKTGRSKEVLELGAVLDTGKRRRKIKYNTSETRLTEAVDNICEGILQYSVHAERPGSLRYAKGTSQTMATLKNLVHKGVKVELGLPYELWDEPSVEVSDMKKQCETMLEQYEEVVEDWYFHHQEERLERFLCETHILKTSEQECLQEVWKGDMGKKGSKVEVASEGEGGGKTHDAGEL is encoded by the exons ATGGAACTTTTTCTCTTGTGCTTTTTTTGGGTGTGCAGCTTCGCTATATCAGCCGAGGACGAAAGACTGCCCAATCGATGCGAag TGTGTAAGTTCCTGACGGTGGAGCTCCAAGCAGCCTTGGAGAAGACTGGTCGGTCCAAGGAGGTTCTGGAGCTAGGAGCAGTGCTGGACACGGGTAAACGCAGACGCAAGATCAAATACAATACCTC TGAGACCCGTCTGACGGAGGCAGTGGATAACATCTGTGAGGGGATCCTACAGTACAGCGTCCATGCTGAGAGACCTGGCAGCCTCCGATACGCCAAG GGTACCAGTCAGACCATGGCCACTCTGAAGAACCTGGTCCATAAGGGGGTGAAGGTGGAGTTGGGGCTGCCCTATGAACTCTGGGACGAACCCTCAGTGGAGGTGTCCGACATGAAGAAACAG TGTGAGACGATGCTAGAGCAGTATGAGGAGGTTGTGGAGGACTGGTACTTCCACCATCAGGAGGAGAGACTGGAACGCTTCCTGTGTGAGACACACATCCTCAAGACCTCCGAGCAAG aatGTCTACAGGAGGTTTGGAAGGGTGACATGGGAAAGAAGGGATCCAAAGTGGAGGTAGCAagcgaaggagagggaggagggaagactCACGACGCAGGAGAACTGTGA